Proteins from one Listeria innocua genomic window:
- a CDS encoding MDR family MFS transporter — translation MKFRTWDINLKVRLFGEALLDISFWMVFPFLTIYFSESIGRELTSLLLIISQVLAVFTALLGGYFADNFGRKRMMSISVIGEGFGFLVFAIGALHVVDSPYLSFAGFAIASVFMAFYQPASQAMIADVVPPEHRTHIYSVFYMMINIAVVIGPILGSVLFYNFTTETLLAIVCADLLLLFLLQKFGHETAPLLVNPDLQKEVVRKSIGAVLLEQLKNYKVIFKDKIFFLYIIAGIIVSQSFMQLDLLFPLYIKEVIGASNLFAFHFTGEQLFGVIVSINGFFVAALTVVVTRWMSHFREKFVFMNSSFLYAVAIFLFGISTGPWGAICAIILFSFAELMTVGLQQTFVSQLAPEDKRAMYFSAAGLRYTLGKVIAPLAITLSTLIGYTGTFTIIGVLALVSGLIYYYMYSEFEKQRKVS, via the coding sequence ATGAAATTTAGAACTTGGGACATCAATTTAAAAGTAAGGCTTTTTGGGGAAGCACTACTCGATATTTCGTTTTGGATGGTCTTCCCCTTTTTAACAATTTATTTTTCTGAAAGTATTGGGCGCGAACTGACGAGCCTTTTGCTGATTATTTCGCAAGTTTTGGCGGTTTTCACAGCTTTGCTTGGCGGTTACTTCGCTGATAACTTTGGTAGAAAACGGATGATGAGTATTTCTGTCATTGGTGAAGGCTTCGGTTTTCTTGTTTTTGCAATAGGTGCACTCCATGTAGTTGACTCTCCTTACTTAAGTTTTGCTGGGTTTGCCATTGCCAGTGTTTTCATGGCTTTTTATCAGCCTGCGAGTCAAGCGATGATTGCTGATGTCGTACCTCCTGAACACCGGACACATATTTATTCTGTTTTCTACATGATGATTAATATCGCAGTGGTTATCGGACCGATTCTGGGTTCTGTACTATTTTATAATTTTACGACTGAAACATTACTTGCGATTGTTTGCGCGGATTTATTATTACTCTTTTTACTACAAAAATTTGGTCATGAAACAGCACCACTTTTAGTTAACCCTGATTTGCAAAAAGAAGTTGTTCGGAAAAGTATTGGAGCTGTTTTATTGGAGCAACTTAAAAATTATAAAGTTATTTTTAAGGATAAGATTTTCTTCTTATACATTATTGCTGGCATTATTGTTTCTCAGTCGTTTATGCAACTGGATTTACTATTCCCGCTATATATTAAAGAAGTTATCGGTGCATCTAACTTGTTCGCGTTTCATTTTACTGGGGAGCAGCTGTTTGGTGTAATTGTTTCTATCAACGGATTCTTTGTGGCAGCTTTAACAGTCGTTGTTACTCGCTGGATGAGTCATTTTAGAGAGAAATTTGTTTTTATGAATTCTTCTTTCCTTTATGCAGTTGCCATATTCTTGTTTGGTATTTCCACTGGTCCATGGGGTGCGATTTGCGCAATTATTCTCTTTAGTTTTGCGGAACTGATGACAGTTGGTTTACAACAAACCTTTGTATCCCAATTAGCTCCGGAAGATAAGCGAGCAATGTATTTTTCTGCTGCTGGTCTCCGTTATACGCTTGGTAAAGTTATTGCCCCACTCGCGATTACGCTTTCTACTTTAATTGGCTACACTGGAACTTTTACAATTATTGGTGTTTTGGCGCTCGTTAGTGGATTAATTTATTATTATATGTATTCGGAATTTGAAAAACAACGTAAAGTTTCCTAA
- a CDS encoding flavodoxin, whose protein sequence is MTKVMIVYASMTGNTQEIADILGEELEKYDIEVEIEECISVDPEDLLEYDGALIGGYTYDDGQLPDEFVDFYEDMADVDFSGKVCASFGSGDTFYDEYCLTVDLVETRLKEQGATVPVAGLKVDLDPDEEDVVRAESYAKTFVEALKG, encoded by the coding sequence ATGACAAAAGTTATGATCGTTTATGCCAGCATGACTGGTAATACACAAGAAATTGCCGACATTTTAGGTGAAGAATTAGAAAAATACGATATTGAAGTTGAAATTGAAGAGTGTATTTCAGTTGATCCTGAAGATTTGTTAGAATATGACGGTGCATTAATCGGTGGCTACACTTATGATGATGGTCAACTACCTGATGAATTTGTTGATTTTTATGAAGATATGGCCGACGTTGATTTTAGCGGCAAAGTTTGCGCTTCTTTCGGTTCTGGCGATACTTTTTATGATGAATATTGCTTAACAGTTGATTTAGTTGAAACTCGTCTGAAAGAACAAGGCGCGACAGTTCCAGTTGCTGGGCTAAAAGTTGACCTTGATCCTGACGAAGAAGATGTTGTTCGCGCAGAAAGTTATGCAAAAACTTTTGTCGAGGCATTAAAAGGATAA
- the rlmD gene encoding 23S rRNA (uracil(1939)-C(5))-methyltransferase RlmD, producing MNQNPVEEGQKFPLTIRRMGINGEGIGYFKKAVVFVPGAITGEEVVVEAVKVRDRFTEAKLNKIRKKSPNRVTAPCPVYEACGGCQLQHVAYSAQLELKRDIVIQSIEKHTKIDPTKLKIRPTIGMEDPWRYRNKSQFQTRMVGSGQVETGLFGANSHQLVPIEDCIVQQPVTIKVTNFVRDLLEKYGVPIYDEKAGSGIVRTIVVRTGVKTGETQLVFITNSKKLPKKREMLAEIEAALPEVTSIMQNVNQAKSSLIFGDETFLLAGKESIEEKLMELEFDLSARAFFQLNPFQTERLYQEVEKALVLTGSETLVDAYCGVGTIGQAFAGKVKEVRGMDIIPESIEDAKRNAEKNGIENVYYEVGKAEDVLPKWVKEGFRPDAVIVDPPRSGCDQGLIKSLLQVEAKQLVYVSCNPSTLARDLALLAKKYQIRYMQPVDMFPQTAHVETVTLLQRR from the coding sequence ATGAATCAAAATCCTGTAGAAGAAGGACAAAAATTCCCGCTAACTATTCGACGCATGGGAATCAACGGGGAAGGAATCGGCTACTTTAAAAAAGCAGTTGTATTTGTACCTGGCGCAATTACCGGTGAAGAAGTAGTTGTCGAAGCGGTCAAAGTTCGCGATCGTTTCACCGAAGCAAAATTAAATAAAATCCGTAAAAAATCTCCAAACCGAGTTACCGCACCTTGCCCAGTTTACGAGGCGTGTGGTGGTTGCCAGCTGCAACATGTGGCCTATAGCGCCCAACTTGAATTAAAAAGAGATATTGTTATTCAATCAATCGAAAAACATACAAAAATCGATCCAACAAAATTAAAAATCCGTCCAACAATCGGAATGGAAGACCCATGGCGTTACCGCAATAAAAGCCAATTCCAAACAAGAATGGTAGGCAGTGGTCAAGTTGAAACAGGACTTTTCGGAGCCAATTCTCACCAACTTGTTCCGATTGAAGATTGTATCGTCCAACAACCCGTTACCATTAAAGTAACGAATTTTGTCCGTGATTTACTCGAAAAATACGGCGTGCCGATTTATGATGAAAAAGCAGGCAGTGGCATCGTCCGAACAATCGTCGTCCGTACAGGCGTGAAAACCGGTGAAACACAACTCGTCTTCATTACAAATAGTAAAAAGTTACCTAAAAAACGCGAAATGCTAGCAGAAATCGAAGCAGCTCTTCCAGAAGTCACTTCGATTATGCAAAACGTCAACCAAGCAAAATCCTCACTTATTTTTGGTGACGAAACGTTCCTTTTAGCAGGAAAAGAAAGCATTGAAGAAAAATTAATGGAACTCGAATTCGATTTATCAGCGCGTGCCTTTTTCCAATTAAACCCGTTCCAAACAGAGCGGCTCTACCAAGAAGTTGAGAAAGCGCTCGTACTAACAGGCAGTGAAACATTAGTAGATGCTTATTGCGGTGTTGGAACAATCGGCCAAGCATTTGCCGGCAAAGTTAAAGAAGTTCGAGGTATGGATATTATTCCAGAATCCATTGAAGACGCCAAACGAAATGCGGAGAAAAATGGCATCGAAAACGTTTATTATGAAGTAGGAAAAGCAGAAGACGTATTGCCTAAATGGGTGAAAGAAGGTTTCCGCCCGGATGCAGTCATCGTTGACCCACCAAGAAGTGGCTGTGACCAAGGTTTAATTAAATCGCTGTTACAAGTAGAAGCAAAACAACTTGTTTACGTATCATGTAACCCGTCTACGCTTGCTCGTGATTTAGCCTTGCTAGCGAAGAAATATCAAATTCGCTATATGCAACCCGTTGATATGTTCCCGCAAACAGCTCATGTCGAGACAGTAACATTACTACAACGACGCTAA
- a CDS encoding OsmC family protein, translating into MTKPLKLVYTENGFDTGDFLIDDKMTDYSPADLMLMSIASCSAIVFRNILRKKRVDFTDLWVDATMERIPEEENRISAIHLHFKITGADLDPNPLEKALKLTPKYCSMVRSVEKSIIVDESLEIMP; encoded by the coding sequence ATGACAAAACCATTAAAGCTAGTTTATACCGAAAATGGGTTTGACACAGGAGATTTTTTAATTGATGATAAAATGACCGATTATTCACCAGCAGATTTGATGTTGATGTCTATTGCCAGTTGTAGCGCCATTGTTTTTCGTAACATTTTAAGGAAAAAACGAGTGGATTTTACTGATTTATGGGTAGATGCAACAATGGAACGTATTCCTGAAGAAGAAAACCGGATTAGCGCGATTCATCTTCATTTTAAAATAACTGGTGCTGATTTGGATCCTAATCCACTTGAAAAAGCGCTAAAATTAACCCCAAAATACTGTTCGATGGTTCGTTCTGTCGAAAAAAGTATTATTGTCGATGAAAGTCTTGAAATCATGCCATAA
- a CDS encoding YihY/virulence factor BrkB family protein produces the protein MWKKVVKYIKHNGIVQVGQTVSARVGRNDVSGNAAQLAYYMLFSIFPMLLIAATLLAYLHIDKDSVFNMIKEFAPDQIMDFLEENLNTLLTQKNGGLLSIGIIATLWSASNGMNAVMKSLNKAYGVTNKRNYVVQRLLSMFFTLAMLATVGATLLLLVFGQQIGMFLINHLNFSEDFLSFWNNLRWTVTLVVIFVVFTFLYWVAPNRRSTLISVLPGALFSTIGWTIASVGFAYYVNNFGNYSATYGSIGVIIILMLWFYLTGIILMIGGELNATLAIRKKKKELGEIN, from the coding sequence GTGTGGAAAAAAGTAGTAAAATATATTAAACATAACGGAATTGTCCAAGTGGGCCAAACAGTAAGCGCACGAGTAGGGCGAAATGATGTTTCTGGGAATGCAGCACAGTTAGCTTATTATATGCTGTTTTCGATTTTCCCAATGCTTCTAATCGCGGCCACTTTGCTCGCTTATCTTCATATTGATAAAGATTCGGTTTTTAATATGATAAAAGAATTTGCACCAGATCAGATTATGGACTTTTTAGAAGAAAATTTAAATACCTTACTAACGCAGAAAAATGGCGGATTACTTTCTATCGGGATTATCGCGACTTTATGGTCGGCATCTAATGGTATGAATGCCGTAATGAAATCGCTCAATAAAGCATATGGAGTTACGAATAAACGGAATTATGTCGTACAACGATTATTATCGATGTTTTTCACTTTAGCAATGCTTGCAACGGTGGGGGCAACTTTGCTATTACTCGTATTTGGACAACAAATTGGAATGTTTTTAATTAACCATTTGAATTTCTCGGAAGACTTTCTTAGTTTTTGGAATAATCTTCGTTGGACTGTTACGCTCGTCGTTATTTTTGTCGTCTTTACCTTTTTATATTGGGTGGCGCCAAATAGACGTAGTACGTTAATTAGTGTTCTCCCTGGAGCTCTTTTTTCAACCATTGGCTGGACAATAGCTTCAGTTGGATTTGCGTATTACGTAAATAACTTCGGCAATTATTCCGCAACATATGGTAGTATCGGTGTGATTATTATTTTAATGTTGTGGTTTTACTTAACTGGTATTATTTTAATGATCGGCGGAGAGCTAAATGCAACACTTGCAATCCGTAAAAAGAAAAAAGAACTAGGCGAAATCAATTAA
- a CDS encoding aminoglycoside N(3)-acetyltransferase: MGEKMAIWRTKKPATKQKIVSDLKKAGIKEGDTVIFHASMSKAHWICGGPVAVIYALQETVGINGNIVMPAQTGQLSDPAKWENPPVPESWWKIIRAETPPFDPLVTPTRSMGVIAETFRAMPDVARSFHPYHSFCAWGKDKEEILAHQPLSKSLGDDSPLGKLYQLSAKIILFGVDNNNNTSLHLAEERSNVFPLIENQAAFLKQGEIVWEKYQEIDYNSEAFIALGRTYEKERDFHPTTIIGAPTKIYDMRDLVDFGTDYFQTKNH; this comes from the coding sequence TTGGGAGAAAAAATGGCCATCTGGCGAACGAAAAAACCAGCAACAAAACAAAAAATCGTGTCAGACCTGAAAAAAGCGGGTATTAAAGAAGGTGATACGGTTATTTTTCATGCCTCCATGTCAAAAGCACACTGGATTTGCGGGGGACCGGTGGCGGTGATTTATGCACTTCAAGAGACAGTTGGCATTAATGGAAATATCGTCATGCCAGCGCAAACTGGACAATTGAGCGATCCGGCAAAGTGGGAAAATCCTCCTGTTCCAGAAAGCTGGTGGAAAATAATCCGAGCAGAAACGCCACCCTTTGATCCATTAGTAACACCAACTCGCAGTATGGGCGTCATTGCGGAAACATTCCGAGCTATGCCGGATGTGGCGCGCAGTTTTCATCCATATCATTCGTTTTGTGCATGGGGGAAAGATAAAGAAGAAATACTTGCTCACCAGCCTCTTTCGAAAAGTTTAGGGGATGATTCACCGCTTGGTAAGTTATATCAACTTTCGGCTAAAATCATTTTGTTTGGAGTGGATAACAATAATAATACTTCTCTTCATTTAGCAGAAGAGAGGTCAAATGTATTTCCGCTTATCGAAAATCAAGCTGCATTTTTGAAACAAGGTGAGATTGTTTGGGAGAAGTATCAGGAAATTGATTATAACAGTGAAGCGTTTATCGCGTTAGGTCGTACATATGAGAAAGAACGTGATTTTCACCCAACGACGATTATAGGAGCGCCAACTAAAATCTATGATATGCGTGATTTAGTAGATTTTGGGACCGATTATTTCCAAACAAAAAACCACTAA
- the map gene encoding type I methionyl aminopeptidase: MITLKSRREIDEMKAAGKILADTHKELKKIIKPGITSWDLEVFTDEFLRKNGATPEQKGFEGYEYAICASINDEICHGFPRKQKLNQGDIITVDMVVNYHGALADSAWTYAVGEVSDEVKHLMDVTHKALYLGIEQAQVGARVGDIGHAIQTYVESENLAVVREFIGHGVGPTLHEKPDIPHYGKAGKGLRLKEGMVITVEPMVNMGAWKAKMDDNGWTARTVDGSLSAQYEHTFAITKDGPEILTYQGEND, translated from the coding sequence ATGATTACACTCAAATCAAGACGTGAAATTGATGAGATGAAAGCAGCGGGGAAAATCCTTGCCGATACGCATAAAGAACTAAAAAAAATCATTAAACCTGGTATTACTAGCTGGGATTTAGAAGTATTTACAGATGAATTTTTACGTAAAAATGGCGCAACTCCAGAACAAAAAGGGTTTGAAGGCTACGAATATGCCATTTGTGCAAGTATCAATGATGAAATTTGTCATGGTTTTCCGCGCAAACAGAAGTTAAATCAAGGCGATATTATTACAGTAGATATGGTCGTGAACTATCACGGTGCGCTTGCTGATTCAGCTTGGACTTATGCAGTAGGTGAAGTTTCTGATGAAGTGAAGCATTTAATGGATGTAACGCATAAAGCACTTTATCTTGGGATTGAACAAGCACAAGTAGGAGCACGAGTAGGCGACATTGGTCACGCTATCCAAACATACGTAGAGTCTGAAAATCTTGCTGTTGTACGTGAGTTTATCGGCCACGGTGTTGGACCTACTTTACATGAAAAACCAGATATTCCGCATTATGGTAAAGCTGGAAAAGGACTACGCTTAAAAGAAGGTATGGTTATTACCGTCGAACCAATGGTAAACATGGGCGCTTGGAAAGCTAAAATGGACGATAACGGCTGGACTGCAAGAACCGTTGATGGATCTTTATCAGCTCAATATGAACACACTTTTGCTATTACAAAAGATGGCCCAGAAATTTTAACGTATCAAGGCGAAAACGATTAA
- a CDS encoding class I SAM-dependent methyltransferase, with protein sequence MMKITKRKKITLIILGGIIGLSFILYKPLINYLSEQAANPRGIIGEITTKIWSSYFEDLSKWTISNTELSDVTHVLDIGYGGGSNVKNLAELNKNWTIYGVDISEESYKTATNLNKKAINNGEVKLSIQDVALMNYQADFFDLVYAIQTHMYWDNPQKGFEEIYRVMSQEGVLILSSEKDKIDYHMDEYKTTASLTALLKEIGFREVVEKEKGNWVLYTIRK encoded by the coding sequence ATGATGAAAATAACAAAAAGAAAGAAAATAACGCTAATCATTTTGGGAGGTATCATCGGTTTGAGTTTTATTTTATATAAACCATTAATTAACTATTTAAGCGAACAAGCGGCGAATCCGCGTGGGATAATTGGTGAAATCACTACGAAAATATGGTCATCCTATTTTGAAGATTTGAGTAAGTGGACAATTAGTAATACTGAACTAAGCGATGTTACTCATGTATTAGATATTGGTTATGGTGGGGGCTCCAATGTTAAAAACCTAGCTGAACTAAATAAAAATTGGACTATTTACGGAGTGGATATTTCTGAAGAATCTTATAAAACAGCTACAAATTTAAATAAAAAAGCAATCAATAATGGCGAAGTGAAGCTATCTATTCAAGATGTTGCTTTGATGAATTATCAAGCGGATTTTTTCGATTTAGTTTACGCTATCCAAACGCATATGTACTGGGATAATCCCCAAAAAGGCTTTGAAGAAATCTATCGTGTCATGTCACAGGAGGGTGTTTTAATACTGTCGTCCGAAAAAGATAAAATTGATTATCACATGGACGAATATAAAACAACCGCCTCGCTAACAGCACTCTTGAAAGAAATTGGTTTTAGGGAGGTAGTGGAGAAGGAGAAAGGGAATTGGGTTTTGTATACGATCAGAAAATAA
- a CDS encoding aminopeptidase yields MTVFSEKLEKYAELIVKVGVNVQPEQKVVIMAPVDAAPLVRLISKYAFEVGAEDVIMDWRDEELGALRYKNAPLRVFESAPVHRVAEKTELAKEGACFISITSEDPDLLNGVDSNKIATFQKTMGGAMSEFRELMQANVVSWTVVAAASQGWAAKVFPDLTPEEQMETLWEAIFETTRINTENPVETWKNHDQTLAAKAESLNEKQFTSLHYTAPGTDLTIGLPKNHLWVGAGSKNKKGHEFMANMPTEEVFCCADKLKVEGYVSSTKPLSYAGNIIDDFKITFEKGRIVGVEAASGEEILKDLIATDEGSHYLGEVALVPDPSPISQSGILFYNTLFDENASNHLAIGSAYAFNVKGGEEMSREELEAAGVNNSLTHVDFMIGSSEMDIDGVTESGEVVPVFRKGDWAF; encoded by the coding sequence ATGACAGTATTTAGTGAAAAATTAGAAAAGTATGCAGAATTGATTGTAAAAGTTGGTGTAAACGTCCAACCTGAACAGAAAGTAGTAATTATGGCTCCAGTTGACGCGGCTCCACTAGTGCGCCTTATTTCCAAATATGCTTTTGAAGTAGGCGCAGAGGATGTCATTATGGATTGGCGCGATGAAGAATTAGGCGCATTACGTTACAAAAATGCTCCACTACGCGTTTTTGAAAGTGCTCCGGTTCACCGTGTTGCAGAAAAAACAGAACTTGCCAAAGAAGGCGCTTGTTTTATTTCAATCACATCTGAAGATCCAGATTTACTAAATGGCGTAGATAGCAACAAAATTGCCACTTTCCAGAAAACAATGGGTGGCGCAATGAGCGAGTTTCGTGAGTTAATGCAAGCAAATGTTGTAAGCTGGACAGTTGTTGCAGCAGCTTCACAAGGTTGGGCAGCAAAAGTATTCCCAGATTTAACACCTGAAGAACAAATGGAAACACTTTGGGAAGCTATTTTTGAAACAACTCGTATTAACACTGAAAACCCGGTAGAAACTTGGAAAAATCATGATCAAACACTTGCTGCCAAAGCAGAAAGTTTAAATGAAAAACAATTTACTTCTTTACATTATACGGCTCCTGGAACTGACCTTACAATTGGTCTTCCAAAAAACCATCTTTGGGTTGGCGCTGGTAGTAAGAACAAAAAAGGACATGAATTTATGGCCAATATGCCAACAGAAGAAGTTTTCTGTTGTGCGGATAAACTAAAAGTGGAAGGTTATGTTTCAAGCACGAAACCACTTAGTTATGCAGGAAATATTATTGATGACTTCAAAATCACTTTCGAAAAAGGTCGTATTGTTGGCGTTGAAGCTGCATCTGGCGAAGAAATTTTAAAAGATTTAATCGCAACGGATGAAGGTTCTCATTATTTAGGCGAAGTGGCTCTAGTTCCAGATCCATCCCCTATTTCCCAATCTGGCATTTTATTCTACAACACGCTATTTGACGAAAATGCATCTAACCACCTAGCAATCGGTAGTGCGTATGCGTTTAATGTTAAAGGTGGCGAAGAAATGTCTCGCGAAGAATTAGAAGCTGCTGGTGTAAACAATAGTTTGACACACGTTGACTTCATGATTGGTTCTTCTGAAATGGACATTGATGGTGTAACCGAATCTGGTGAAGTTGTTCCTGTTTTCCGTAAAGGTGATTGGGCATTCTAA
- the mreBH gene encoding rod-share determining protein MreBH translates to MFGTTTIGIDLGTANILVYSKEKGIILNEPSVVALNTNDGTVLAIGHEAKEMIGKTPTSISAVRPMKDGVIADFDLTSGLLREIMRRISTSGVRKPNVVVCTPTGATSVERRAISDAVRSTGARSVALIEEPVAAAIGADLPVAEPVANVIVDIGGGTSEIAIISYGGVVSSTSVRTGGDHMDEEIIQYIRKNYNLLIGQATAERIKMELGFAPIEHVAQTADIRGRDLLTGLPKTIQVSSTEIQSALEETLQRILEAIRNTLEMCPPELSGDIVDRGIILSGGGSLLQGFRDWLVQEIDVPVHMAPSPLESVAIGTGRSLAFVDKLAKI, encoded by the coding sequence ATGTTTGGAACAACAACTATTGGGATTGATTTAGGTACTGCGAATATTTTAGTTTACAGTAAAGAAAAAGGAATTATCTTGAATGAGCCTTCTGTGGTCGCGCTAAATACGAATGATGGTACGGTACTTGCGATTGGTCATGAAGCAAAAGAAATGATTGGTAAAACGCCAACTTCTATTTCCGCTGTGAGACCAATGAAAGATGGTGTAATTGCTGATTTTGATTTAACAAGCGGATTGTTACGCGAAATTATGCGAAGAATTTCAACTAGCGGCGTTAGAAAACCAAATGTCGTAGTTTGTACACCTACTGGAGCAACTTCTGTGGAACGTCGCGCTATTTCTGACGCGGTAAGATCCACTGGTGCTCGTTCAGTTGCTCTAATTGAAGAGCCTGTTGCTGCTGCTATCGGGGCTGATTTACCGGTTGCTGAGCCTGTTGCGAATGTTATTGTGGATATTGGCGGCGGTACAAGCGAAATTGCCATTATTTCATATGGTGGTGTTGTTTCTAGCACTTCCGTTCGAACTGGTGGGGATCATATGGATGAAGAAATTATTCAATACATCCGTAAAAACTACAACCTTTTAATCGGACAAGCAACTGCAGAACGTATTAAAATGGAATTAGGGTTTGCGCCAATTGAACATGTAGCTCAAACAGCTGATATTCGTGGACGTGATTTACTCACTGGCTTACCAAAAACAATTCAAGTAAGTTCTACGGAAATACAAAGCGCTCTTGAAGAAACATTGCAACGTATTCTTGAAGCAATTCGAAATACTCTTGAAATGTGCCCTCCTGAGTTAAGTGGCGATATTGTTGATCGTGGTATTATTTTAAGTGGCGGCGGATCTCTTCTCCAAGGTTTCCGTGACTGGCTGGTGCAAGAAATTGATGTTCCTGTACATATGGCTCCAAGTCCGCTTGAATCTGTCGCAATTGGTACGGGCAGATCCCTTGCTTTTGTAGATAAATTAGCTAAAATTTGA
- a CDS encoding deoxynucleoside kinase: protein MEGVGNKVIVLAGMIGAGKSSYTELIANELGTKAFYESIKDNRILEMFYDDPKRWAFALQIYFLNTRFRSIKAALTDQNNVLDRSIYEDALFTQINFEEGNISEPEMDTYLDLLDNMMEELAYMPKKAPDLLIYLRGSLDTVLSRISLRGRPYEQTFDNPGLLDYYKHLHSRYDSWFESYDKSDTLVINIDEVDINKPSDAKYVMQLIHEKLKR, encoded by the coding sequence ATGGAAGGAGTAGGAAATAAAGTGATTGTTTTAGCAGGAATGATTGGCGCTGGGAAAAGTAGTTATACAGAGCTAATTGCAAATGAACTTGGAACAAAGGCATTTTATGAAAGCATTAAGGATAATCGCATCCTTGAAATGTTTTATGATGACCCAAAAAGATGGGCTTTTGCCTTACAAATATATTTTTTAAATACCCGTTTTCGCAGTATTAAAGCTGCATTAACGGATCAAAATAATGTGCTTGATCGAAGCATTTATGAGGATGCGCTTTTTACGCAAATTAATTTTGAAGAAGGTAATATTTCGGAACCTGAGATGGATACATATCTTGATTTGCTTGATAATATGATGGAAGAACTTGCATATATGCCAAAAAAAGCGCCGGATTTATTGATTTATTTGCGCGGAAGTTTAGATACTGTTTTAAGTAGAATTTCCTTGCGTGGCCGTCCTTATGAGCAAACCTTTGATAATCCTGGCTTACTTGATTACTATAAGCATCTCCACAGTCGCTACGATAGCTGGTTTGAGTCTTATGATAAAAGTGATACACTCGTTATTAATATTGATGAAGTTGATATTAATAAACCAAGCGACGCGAAATACGTCATGCAACTCATTCATGAAAAATTAAAACGCTAA
- a CDS encoding DUF1128 domain-containing protein, with amino-acid sequence MNLETPSQENLDFMLAEITTKLKMVNVGVFENLELDSVDYNALTDIYQLIKRKSNFSPREMQLFAEELRRIRK; translated from the coding sequence ATGAATCTTGAAACCCCTTCACAGGAAAACTTAGATTTTATGTTAGCAGAAATTACTACTAAACTAAAAATGGTGAATGTTGGCGTTTTTGAAAATCTCGAGCTTGACTCTGTTGATTATAACGCACTTACTGATATTTATCAGCTAATTAAACGCAAATCAAATTTTAGCCCACGCGAAATGCAATTATTTGCAGAAGAGTTGCGTCGGATTAGAAAATAA